One Nitrososphaerota archaeon genomic region harbors:
- the hisG gene encoding ATP phosphoribosyltransferase, which translates to MKVRFAIPKGSLEKATLELLEQAWFGISIDERSYRPILSDPEIEAKMLRPQEIPLFVAEGLQDVGITGLDWIKETGADVEVLLDLQYGHVRLVVAVPKQISYTTFADFCRSLWDEGKVLRLSTEYLNISEEYVASNPAYKERFGDARPLVVTPWWRRGENKWATIYLSFGATEAKPPEDADAIIDVTQTGRSLEQNNLKILDIVMKSSAALIANKKALLDREKREKIYDILTLLKGVVDARERLHIFVNVREENLEKLVSELPALKRPTISPLSEKGWFSVNTVIEKNQFLKILPKLRRLAQGLVVHYPRQILPLEDIAKDEGE; encoded by the coding sequence TTGAAGGTTAGATTCGCTATACCAAAAGGCTCTCTTGAAAAGGCCACGCTCGAGCTGCTTGAGCAGGCTTGGTTCGGCATCTCTATCGATGAGAGATCATACCGCCCCATTTTAAGCGACCCAGAGATAGAGGCTAAGATGCTCAGACCCCAAGAGATCCCCTTGTTCGTTGCAGAGGGGCTGCAAGATGTTGGAATAACCGGATTAGACTGGATCAAAGAGACTGGTGCTGATGTCGAAGTGCTCCTAGACCTCCAATACGGGCACGTGAGGCTCGTCGTTGCTGTGCCTAAGCAGATCAGCTACACAACCTTTGCAGACTTCTGCAGAAGCCTATGGGATGAGGGTAAGGTGCTTAGGCTTTCAACCGAATACTTGAATATCTCAGAGGAGTATGTTGCTTCAAACCCAGCATACAAAGAGAGGTTTGGAGACGCTAGACCTCTAGTCGTCACCCCTTGGTGGAGGAGGGGTGAGAATAAGTGGGCTACGATCTATCTCTCATTCGGCGCAACCGAAGCCAAGCCGCCTGAAGATGCTGACGCTATAATCGATGTGACTCAGACCGGGAGGTCGCTGGAGCAGAACAACCTCAAAATCCTCGACATAGTGATGAAGTCCTCAGCAGCCTTAATAGCAAATAAAAAAGCTTTACTTGATAGGGAGAAGAGGGAGAAGATCTACGACATACTCACCCTCCTCAAAGGCGTGGTCGATGCTAGGGAGAGGCTACACATATTCGTGAATGTTAGAGAGGAGAATCTGGAGAAGCTTGTCAGCGAGCTACCAGCGCTCAAAAGGCCGACCATAAGCCCACTTTCAGAGAAGGGTTGGTTCTCAGTGAACACGGTCATCGAGAAGAATCAGTTCCTTAAGATCCTACCGAAGTTAAGGAGGCTGGCTCAGGGTCTTGTGGTACATTACCCGAGGCAGATACTGCCTCTTGAAGACATAGCGAAGGATGAAGGTGAATAG